One region of Peromyscus eremicus chromosome 4, PerEre_H2_v1, whole genome shotgun sequence genomic DNA includes:
- the Ier5l gene encoding immediate early response gene 5-like protein has translation MECALDAQSLISISLRKIHSSRTQRGGIKLHKNLLVSYVLRNARQLYLSERYAELYRRQQQQQQQQQQPPHHQHQHQHLAYAAPGMPANAADFGPLQLGGGGDAEAREPVARHQLHQLHQLHQLHLQQQLHQHQHPAPRSCAAAAAAVAGAPAGCAGALSELPGCAALQPPHGAPHRGQHLEPLQPGPAPLPPPAPAALCPRDPRVPAACSAPSAPPGAAPPTVAASSPPASPAPSSSPGFYRGAYPAPSDFGVHCSSQTTVLDLDTHVVTTVENGYLHQDCCASAHCPCCGQGAPGPGLASAAGCKRKYYPGQEEEDDDEEDAGDLGAEPPGGAPFAPCKRARFEDFCPDSSPDASNISNLISIFGSGFSGLVSRQPDSSEQPPPLNGQLCAKQALASLGAWTRAIVAF, from the coding sequence ATGGAGTGCGCCCTGGACGCCCAGAGCCTGATCAGCATCTCCCTGCGCAAGATCCACAGCTCCCGAACCCAGCGCGGCGGCATCAAGCTGCACAAGAACCTCCTAGTGTCCTACGTGCTCCGCAACGCGCGCCAGCTCTACCTGAGCGAGCGGTACGCCGAGCTCTACCGgcgccagcagcagcagcagcagcagcaacagcagccgccccaccaccagcaccagcaccagcacctcGCGTACGCGGCTCCGGGAATGCCGGCCAACGCGGCCGACTTCGGCCCGCTCCAACTTGGCGGCGGCGGGGACGCGGAGGCGCGCGAGCCGGTCGCCCGGCACCAGCTGCACCAGCTCCACCAGCTCCACCAGCTGCACCTCCAGCAGCAGctgcaccagcaccagcacccgGCGCCCAGGAGctgcgcggcggcggcggcggcggtggccgGGGCGCCCGCGGGCTGCGCGGGGGCGCTCTCGGAGCTGCCCGGGTGCGCCGCGCTCCAGCCGCCGCACGGCGCGCCCCACCGCGGGCAGCACTTGGAGCCGCTGCAGCCCGGTCctgcgccgctgccgccgcccgCGCCCGCCGCGCTCTGCCCGCGGGACCCTCGCGTCCCGGCCGCCTGCTCTGCGCCCTCAGCGCCCCCGGGGGCTGCCCCACCGACCGTCGCCGCTTCCTCTCCGcccgcctctccagccccttcctcgtCCCCTGGCTTCTACCGGGGCGCGTACCCGGCCCCCTCGGACTTCGGTGTGCACTGCAGCAGCCAGACCACCGTGCTGGACCTGGACACTCACGTGGTGACCACGGTGGAAAACGGCTACTTGCACCAGGACTGCTGCGCCTCCGCCCACTGCCCCTGCTGTGGCCAGGGCGCTCCGGGACCCGGCCTGGCGTCCGCCGCTGGTTGCAAGCGCAAATATTACCCTGGCCAGGAGGAAGAGGACGACGACGAGGAGGACGCGGGTGACCTGGGAGCCGAGCCCCCCGGGGGCGCCCCGTTCGCCCCCTGTAAGCGCGCCCGCTTCGAGGACTTCTGCCCGGACTCGTCCCCGGACGCGTCCAACATCTCAAACTTGATCTCCATCTTTGGCTCGGGCTTCTCGGGGCTGGTGAGCCGACAGCCGGACTCCTCGGAGCAGCCGCCGCCGCTCAACGGGCAGCTGTGCGCCAAGCAGGCGCTCGCCAGCCTCGGCGCCTGGACTCGAGCCATTGTCGCCTTCTAG